TCTTCTTTTCCCTTGCCATAATCTCTATAGTTTCATCGGTAATATGTTCTGGATAGCAATACAATATCCTGATCCATTCTATGCCTTCAACTTTGCAAAGCTTTTCAAGCAAAGTATGAAGACACTTTTCCCCATATATATCTTTTCCGTAAAGCGCCGTATCCTGCGCAACAAGTATAAGTTCTTTAATGCCTTTTTCGGCAAGCATTTCGGCTTCTTTTACAAGGCTTTCCAAAGAACGGCTCCTGTATTTTCCCCTAAGCGAAGGTATAACACAGTATGTGCATCGGTTGTCGCATCCTTCCGCTATTTTAAGGTATGCATAGTGTCCTGCCGTCGATACTAGCCTTAAAAGAGAATTATTTTCATTTTCCATAGGCAGATTAATATCCGTAAGCTCCGTAACTTTTTCTCCGTTATATACCCTTTTTGCCACGTCGATTATTTTTTCATATGCCGTTGTGCCTATAATTGCGTCAACTTCGGGCAGTTCTTTAAATATTTCGCTTTGATACCTTTGCCCCAGGCATCCTGCAACTATAATTCCCCGGCACGACCCCCCCCTTTTATACTCGCCCATTTCAATTATAGTTTCAATGCTTTCTTCAAGAGCGTCCTGTATGAAACAGCATGTATTTATAACAATTATATCGGCCGCGCCTTCGTCGCTTACAACAGTAAATCCCTCTTCTGCACATATTCCGAGCATAACTTCGCTGTCTACAAGGTTTTTATCACATCCGAGCGAAACAAAAGCTATTTTAATTTTCATCTGCAAATTCTCCTTATTCTTCTTCGTTGGTTGGATATCTCATTTCATTAAGCTGAATTTTTGTTATAAGAACTTTACGCGGCTTGCTTCCTTCTTCCGGGCCGACAATACCGCGTTCTTCAAGTTCGTCCATAAGTCTTGCCGCCCTGTTATAGCCTATCCTAAACTGGCGCTGAAGCATCGATACGGACGCTTTCTGCTTTTCCACTACAAGATCGCATGCCTCGTCATAATGTTCGTCGGACGGCTCCCCTTTTTCTCCTGACTGTCCGGCGGCCGTAATAGTGTCTATCATTGATTGGTCATATTTTGTGTTCTTTCCTTTTTTTACAAACTCAACGATATTCTCAACTTCCTTATCAGTTACAAACGCCCCCTGTATCCTAACCGGCTTGCTCATTCCAACGGGATAAAAAAGCATGTCCCCTTTTCCGAGCAGCTTTTCGGCGCCTACGCTGTCAAGTATCGTTCTTGAATCTATACCGCTTGAAACGGCAAACGCAAGTCTTGACGGTATGTTTGCCTTTATAACCCCAGTTATAACGTCAACCGACGGTCTTTGCGTTGCAATTATAAGATGCATGCCAGCCGCCCTTGCCATCTGAGCAAGTCGGCATATGGCGTCCTCAACGTCGCCCGGAGCAGCCATCATAAGATCTGCAAGTTCATCTATAACTATTACAATCTGCGGCATAAGATCCGTTTCGTCCTTATCGTTTTTCATACGGTTATAACCTTTAATGTCACGCACATTATGTTCGGCAAAACATTGATAGCGGTTAAGCATTTCCCTTACGGCCCAATTTAAAGCTCCCGCCGCTTTTTTAGGATCCGTAACAACAGGTATAAGCAAATGAGGTATTCCGTTATATACGCTTAATTCAACAACCTTCGGATCAATAAGCAGAAGTTTTACCTCTTGAGGAGTTGATTTATAAAGAAGACTTGTAATCAAAGTATTTATGCATACGCTTTTGCCGCTTCCGGTTGCCCCCGCAATCAGAAGGTGGGGCATTTTTGCAATATCCGTAACAATCGCGCTTCCCGCAATGTCTTCTCCAAGCGCAAAAGCAAGTTTTGATGGGAAATTCTTAAATTCTTCGCTCTCAATCACGCTTCTCAGATAAACGGACTGAGGTTCCCTGTTCGGCACTTCAATTCCAACGGCGGCTTTTCCCGGAATAGGCGCTTCAATCCTGATGCCTGTCGCCGCAAGGTTAAGCGCAATGTCATCTGCTAGGTTTACAATTTTGCTTACTTTAACTCCTTGTTTAGGAGTAAGTTCATATCTTGTTACAGTAGGCCCTTTATTTATTTGTATAACTTTAGCTTCAACGCCGAAACTTCCGAGGGTTTCTTCAAGCTTTTTAGCGTTCGCTATCATATCGGTTTTCGTATCGCCGCCGGACTGCGGAGGTTTCCTGCCCAAAAGGTCTATAGGCGGAAATTCATATTCTTCTTCGATTTCTTCATCTTCGTCAAGCATATCTTCAAAATCATCGTTATTTTTAATATTTTCGTTTTCTTTAACTTCTCTTTTTTCATTTTCGCCTGTAATTATTTCATTCATTTCCGGCGTTTCTTCCGCAGAACCGCTGTTTTCTTCTCCTGACTGCTCCTTCTCATTTTCAGGATATGAAAATTCCTCGGAAGTTTCCGCAAATTCTTCTTGATTATCAACTTCCGTTAAATCCTCTTCATCTGCCGTGCGGGATTCCTCAATCTCCTCCTCCGGTTCTTCATTTATTATATTATCAATATTTTGGCCCGCTATATTAATTATAGGTTCTTCAAAATCATCTTCTTCGGCAACAGGCTCGGCGCTGTTTTCATCATACATTTTAAGAACCGCGACAGGCTCCTCATCTACATCTTCCGCAAAACCGAGTACTTCAATAAGTTTTTGCGTTTTTTCTTTTATACCAAGGCTGATTGGCTTATAAGCAGGCTTGTCCTCAACATAATCGGCTTTGGCAATCTCCTTTTCTTTTTGTTTATCTTCATATTCAATTTCTTTAATCTGCCCTGAATCCGCCTCGTCAATGGGGAAATTAAAGTTTCTGTTTTTAGTGTTCTTTTCATGCGCCGATCTGTAGTCGCCATATACGTCATAGTCCTCGTAATCATCATAATCTTCATAGTCGGCATATTTAGAACGCCTTTTTTCTTCTCTTTCACGGATATTTTCCGCTTTGGCTTTAATTTTGGCTTCTCTGACTTTCATATGCCCGCTGACTGCGTCCGCAATACTTTCAATCCCCGTAAACAACGACTTTCCGGTGCTCAGCATAAGTCCTATTATTATAATCGCCGTTAATACAATATAACTTCCCCATCCTATTGAGCTTTTAAGCCCCAAAGCAATAAGGCCGCCGAAAAGGCCGCCGTTAAGGCCGGAACCTTCTTTATAAAATAAGGAAACCGTTTCCATGAAACCGTAATTTGACAAATTAAGGTTTTCGCTGTCAAATATCATTTGGAACATAGCCGCAATGCCCAGAATAAACATAGCAAGCCCGATGATTTTCACCCATGCAAAATCATGTTCCCTTTTTAGTATAATCCAAATACAAAAGCCAATTGAAGCTATGGGAAGAAGAAATGCGCCCGTACCCAACAAGCCTTTGAAAAGGCCGCCTACGGCTCCTCCGATAACTCCGAATTTGCTTGTACACAGACTTAAAAATACGAGAAATGAAACAATCATAATTATAAGAAGTATTATTTCATCATAAATTGTATCTCCAAATCTCTTTTTCTGCTGCTTAACACTTCTTTTTGATGTATTTTTTTTTGCAGTGGCCGCTTTCTTTCCGCCCGCCGTTTTTTTTCGCGTTGAAGTTGTTTTTCTTGTCCTACCGGAATTCTCTGCCATTAACATATACCCCTAACATTTTACATAATTTCCTAACAGCTAATTATACCACTAAAAAAAGCAATTTGCATTTAAATTAAAAAAATATTTTCTAAAATTATATATCTATGGTATAATTAACTTCAAATGAGGTGTTATATTTATGGATACGGCAAAAAAAGAAATCATAACGGCAAACGCCTTGTTATGCTTAATGGTAATATTCATACATGTATCTTCCATACCGATTACAACCCTTCCTAAAGACGGTTTGTCTTATTTAATTATATTTATTCCATGGCGGCTTTCAGCTTTTGTTGTACAGGGATTTATATTTCTGTCAGGGCTTAAAATGTTTTTGAAAGACAATAAAAATATCAGTTATAAAAAATATTATATTTCAAGATTTAAAAAAATAGTTGTTCCGTATATAATATGGGTTGTTGTCTATTACTTATATTTCTGCTTCATTGCGCAGTATTACCCGTTTGATGTTAAACATCTCCTAACGCATATGTTCCGCGGAACGCTTGTAAGCCCTTTTTATTTTATAATTGTAATAATACAATTTTACGCGCTCGCCCCTTTATGGCAGAAACTTTACAGGAATATACGGCCTTCGATTACATTTATATTATCGCTTGCAGTAACAATCATATTAGGCATGTATCTACCGGCCATTATAGAATATATAACAAACGGATACATATTTAATTACAACGACAGGGTTTTTACAAAATATCTCGTTTACTGGTCAATGGGCGCCATAGCCGGCCTTAACTATGATAGATTTATAGAGATGATAAAAAATAAAGCTGTAATCATATCGGTCTTATTTATATCTTTGTCCGCGGCGGATCTATATTTCAGCTATAAATCATTCGCACTTTCATACAGCGTGGCTTTTCTGGAAAACATGCATGTTTTTTATTGCATTTCAGCAATACTCTTTATAATGCTTTTAAGTACAAAAATAAGGCCAAACAAAGCAATTTCATCTGTAAGCAGCGTAAGTTACAGTATTTTCTTAAGCCACTGTTTAGTTATCTACATAATAAACAGGTGCTTTGAAATATACGGAACCCATGGTATACTTATTGACTTTATAATAAGATTTATATTTACATATGCCATAACTTTATCGTTCTGCCTTTTGTATAAGCATATAATATATTATTTAAAAAGAATACATAATTAATACGGAGGAAATATAATGGAAAATATACATAAAAAAATAGGGATAATAGGCGGCGGCCAATTAGGCCAAATGATGATTTTGGAAGCAAAAAAGATGGGATTTTATATAACCGTTTTAGATCCTACCCTTCACTGCCCTGCCAACACATTAGTTGACGAACATATAGTTGCGGATTTTGAAGATGAAAAAGCAATACGTCGGCTTGCAGAAAAAAGCGACGTTATTACATATGAATTTGAACATATAAATTCAAAGGTTCTTAAAGAGTTGGAAAAAGAAGGTAAAAAAGTTTATCCTACTGCTTCCAGTCTTGAAATAATACAAAATAAATATTCACAGAAATGCCTTTTAAAAGAAAACGGAATTCCCGTACCAGACTTTATTGAAATCAGGAATGTTGAAGATATACTTACGTCCGGAAAAAAATTCGGTTATCCTATGTTATTAAAAGCGGCTACAGGCGGATATGACGGCAAAGGAAACTATGTTGTTAAAAATGCCGACGACGCCGAAAACGGATACAAATTCCTCGGCAACGGCTCACTGCCGTTAATGGCAGAAAAATTCTTTCCATTTACTATGGAAATTTCAGTTCTTGCCTGTCGTTCGATAGACGGCGACATTAAAGTATACCCAGTGGCCGAAAACATACATTTCGACAATATACTGGATAAAACAAAAGTTCCTGCCGGAATAGATGACGCAACAACAAAGAAGGCTATGGAGCTTGCAAAACGTGTTATGGAAGTTTTTAACGGTGTCGGAATGTTCTGCACGGAAATGTTTGTTGACAGTTCAGGAAACGTAGCCGTAAATGAGGTTGCGCCACGCCCTCACAACAGCGGCCATTATACAATAGAAGCATGCGTTACAAGCCAATTTGAACAGCATATAAGGGCCGTAAGCGGTCTGCCCCTAGGCGACGCATCTCTTATACGCCCGGCAGTTATGCGCAACATCCTCGGGGAAAACGGATTTAAAGGAAAAGCCGTTGTAAAAGGCGCCGACAACTGCCTCAAAGTTCCCGGAGTAACCCTTCACATTTACGGAAAAGAAGAAAGCAAAGGAAAACGCAAAATGGGACATCTGACTGCAACTGCCAACAGACTGGAAGATGCGGAAAAAAATGCCGACAATGCTTTTAAAAGCATTATTATTACAGGGAGTGAGAAAATATAATCATTCTCATAATCACTACGATATATTATCCCATAAGTAAAGTACAATACAATCATATGATTTGAAACCAAACTCATGAAATAAAAATTAGTTTTTTAATTAAATGTAAAGCTTTGAATTATAAATCTGTCCGCTTAATTTAAAAAAACTTATAAAATAAAAAACATCCTGAAGAAATTGAAACTCTTTTCAAGATGTTTTTTTATTGTTCAGACTCATAAACTATTACATATAAATACAATATTTATTTTTATTATTTATGATTCGCAAATTGAATTAGAAAACTATAAATTAAAACGCTTAACTAAAAATCAACTTATTCTTATTATATTTTTAAACCATAATTATCAGAAAAATATTATTAAAAACAAAAATTTCCATACTGATATTTTCTTTTGATTTCAAGCGGAAAATATCATAGTAAAACAAGACTGCCTATTTAATACTATATTTGATTCATAAGCGTTTTATGTAACTCCTTTTAAATTAAATATCGCCGTACTCCTTGATTATGCCGCATGCCCTGTAATTTTCCAAAGGATATAATACAACTTCAACATTTTTCTCTTCTGCAAGCTGAAATATATGTTTTAAAGAAATATCATCGGCATATTTTTCGTTTATGAGTATTTTCCATGGAACACGCCTTAAAAGCACTCTCGTAGTTTCCCCTATTCCGGGTTTAATCAAATTTACATCGTTTATTTTAAAGTTTGCGGCAATCTCCTCAACTTCACTGTATCCGCTGCGGCATTTTTTTGTATCATTAAATTCAATATTATCTTTAAAATTTTTTTCAACACATTCTATAAAATCATAAGTTAAATCCTCTTTCAAAAGCTCCCCATAATAAACGGCGCCGTGAAAATCACTGCCTTTTATTATATCGTTTCTTAAAAAAGTCCTGCTTATAAGCCCTGAAACAGTGCAGTTCAAACATGAACTCGGAATTAAAATATCCTCATGCGTACCGCACAACTCCGTCATATTGGCAGGATCTGCAAGCACAGCCAATTCAGGTGAAACGCCTCCGTATGGAGCAACCGCCTCTTTCAGCACATTCAAAATAGCCCCTTTTCCAATCCAACCGTCAACAAACTGTATAAGTTCGGCCGGGTATCTTTTAAGCAGATAGTCGATTGCATTTTTGTCAATTCCCCGTCCGCGTATAATCGAAATTGTATAATGCGGTATTTCAATATTCCATATATCTTTAAAATATCTTTTTATAAGCACGCCTATTGAGGTTCCTGCCCTCGCAAGCGAAACAAGGACAACTTTTTCCCCTTTTTTATTTAATATTTTTTGGGACACAACGGCAACTGCATTTGCCGTATCCTCAGAAAATATATTTAATGCATTCCTGTAAACTTCCATATATTTTTCCGTAGGTTTATATTCAACAGGAAGCATTTCACTGTAATGGGTTCCGCTTTGAATCAGCTTTTCCCTCTCTTCGGTAGCTATCGGATTAACAATTCCCGTTATATCTTTCAAGAGTATCGTAACGTCTTCATTTTTATATGTGCTCCGCAATTATTCTCCCCACCTTACTGCATAAATATTTTTACAGCCGCAGCCTTCCAACGCGCCGCACATGGATTCTATCCCTTCATCGTTTCCTATACAATCATAAATCCAAATAACAGCGTCATAGCTTTCAAGGTTATAAATAAATGTTTTCCGCTCATTTTCGTATACGCTTTTAAGGCCATGCCTTGTTTTAATAGGGTATCCGTCGCTGCTGCTCGGAAGTATGGGGCTTCTCGTGCTTGCATGAAACTTTATGTCCGCACCAAGTTTATTAGCTAATTCATACGCAAATAAAAGCGGCGGAAACATAAATTCCTCCGTACCTAAAACAAGTATTTTCTTCCATATTTGATTTTTATTATCAATAAAATTAACCAGCTCTTTCGATAACTTTTCACATGATTTTAAATACCTTTGCACACATACCCCCATCCTGGGATCTTCCATTCCTGAAATATATAATCTCTGTAAATTCGGTTTCGCAAAGGATACTTCTTTTTTAAGCCTTTCATCAAATTTATATTTCTTCAGCCCGTTTATAATCTTACTGTTATCAATCCTTTCGATGAACATACATGAAATACCGTTTTTTTCAAAATCACTAATCGCTTTATCACTCATGCTGTTTAATATTGATAAAATTCCAAAATTAAGCTTTTTTAAACTGCCGTACCTGCTTTGTAATGCAGAAATTAAATTCAGTATAGTATTTCCTGTTGTAACCTCGTCTTCAACAAAAATAATACGATCTGTATTCTTTATAAAATATTCAAGGTTGTTTAAAACAAGTTTTTGTTCCGATGCATGGCTGTGTACCTCAGAAAAATTTAAATATCCATGCGCCCCATTGACATTTTCCCTTGTAGTATGGATATAGTACAATACGTTTTCACATGAAACAGATACAGATGCGCCTATAGCGGTTGCAGTTTCGGCAAATCCTATAAGAAAAAGTTTTTCTTCCCTATATCTGTCACAAAGAAGTTTTGCAAGCATATTAAACATGTTTAAAGCAGTTTCGGGGGCAACCGGCATATGTTTTCCTTGAAGAGGATTTACCAAAAGATACGGCCTAAGCTTATTATTATCCCTCATTGCAAATCTAACGAGGCTGTCTTTATCAAAATTCATCATCTTTGGACACCCCATAAAATTCTGCAAGGCATAAAATTTTTTCAGCCCATGCCAAATGCGTCTTAAGTTCATTCATCCTTTCACCGTTTCCGCTTTTAGAAACTCCAAGAGATCCGCAATTCCATCCCGAAATATCGCACGCATCATTGTAATCAGCCCTGCTTACCGCAAGACAACTGTTTACAGGCGCAATTTGCAACGGATGAATAACAGTTTTGCCAACAAACCCATTTAATATATCAAGGCGCGTTTCTCTTTTTAATCCTTCTTCCCACGCCATGCCTTTTCCTGCGAAATATTCCCATACAGGCCCTGAAACAACGTATTCACGTGAAAAAACAGTTAAAATATCCGCCAAGGCTGAACTGACTGTTTTTATATCATAAATAGTTTCTTCTAAATTTCTTCTAATTCCAAATTCCTTACAAAAATCGTTGCCCCCAACGCGAATATTTAAAACAAAATCCTTAACACAGTCAAGTTTTTCCTTAATTAAATAAAGTATATTATGTCTTGTCCTCAAGTCAATAATATCGCCGCTTTCTAATATCGGCATCATATAAATCCTTTCTTTTGAAACGCCGTTTATTTCTTTGATAGTTTCTATATAATCATCTGCACATCCTAAAGAAAATTTCGGAAACACATATCCGGCAATAATACGATAATACTCTTTAAGAAATCCGTTAATCTTTTTAAGCTGTGCGGCATTTCTCACCCTAACAAATATCAAAGGTATATCGATGTCTGAGATTCCTCCGCTTTTCCATTCGCCGTATATCTTCTTTACTGTATTTTCCAATTCCGCTTCAGCCTTTTCAACAGAATTATCACTTATAGAATCTTCAAGACACAGCGTTAGTGAATACGGCATACTCAAAGATTTGTTTATAACGCTGTCAGCTATAGAAGTATTTAAGGCCGGCGTATACAGCATGGCCCCTACAGCGTATTGAAGTTTATCCCTGTTCCAGTTTCTTTTTATGCCGCTTTTAATTTTATCAAACTGTTCCATTTTATCTCCATTCTCTTCGTTCAAACCATATCAAGTACAAATTTTAAAACCGCATCTGATAAAAATTCATTATCGCTTACCACATGTGCATTTTTAAAACTTGCCGCACACCAGCGCCTAAGCTTCTGAGGAAAAACAGCTATATCCGCTTCGTACAGCATCGGCAGATCCAAAACGCTGTCTCCGCCGGCAATAATACAATCCGCCCCCATAGCCTTTCCAAAACGTCTCACAGCCTCGCCTTTATTAACCGTCTTGGGTATAATATAAATTTTTTCATTGTTCGATTCTATAACAACCTTATTTAAGTCAAGTAAATCCGACAGCGAATTAATACAACTTTTTACATCATGGCATTTAGTATATATAAATACGTTGTCAACAAGGCGCACTTCTTCAAAGCTCACGCCTTCCTCCTCCAAAAACTTACGGCCCTTTTGAAGTTCATCTAAAACCTCATTAACAAGATCTGCTGTTAACTTTTCCCACAAAGGTTCCTTATTCCCGTTATGGAGCAATACGCCTCCGTTGCTGACAATAGCAAATTCAGGAACAAAACCATGCGGAAACTCAATCCTTTTATATTGCTCCTCCGAACGTGTGGTAACCGGAACAAACATAATATTTTCCTGCAAAAATAAATGTTTTAACGCCGTATATGTATACTCTGTTATGTATGATAATTCCTTGTCGCCCTTTTTTTCCACAAGGTATCTTTTTCCTATATCATGTTTATATGAGTATATCAGCGTATTATCTAAATCAGAAAAAAA
Above is a window of Anaerotignum faecicola DNA encoding:
- the rimO gene encoding 30S ribosomal protein S12 methylthiotransferase RimO, with the protein product MKIAFVSLGCDKNLVDSEVMLGICAEEGFTVVSDEGAADIIVINTCCFIQDALEESIETIIEMGEYKRGGSCRGIIVAGCLGQRYQSEIFKELPEVDAIIGTTAYEKIIDVAKRVYNGEKVTELTDINLPMENENNSLLRLVSTAGHYAYLKIAEGCDNRCTYCVIPSLRGKYRSRSLESLVKEAEMLAEKGIKELILVAQDTALYGKDIYGEKCLHTLLEKLCKVEGIEWIRILYCYPEHITDETIEIMAREKKICHYLDMPIQSGCDTVLKRMGRRNTAGIISEKVSKLRQAMPDITLRTTVITGFPDESEQEFDETVNFIKELRFDRLGVFTYSQEEGTPAAKLKGQIDEEVKLERKETILDIQKSISAQKCEKLVGERIRVIIEGKLPHENVYCGRSYKDAPDIDGLVFVKSDEELLTGDFTDVLINKAGDYDVYGEAVI
- a CDS encoding acyltransferase translates to MDTAKKEIITANALLCLMVIFIHVSSIPITTLPKDGLSYLIIFIPWRLSAFVVQGFIFLSGLKMFLKDNKNISYKKYYISRFKKIVVPYIIWVVVYYLYFCFIAQYYPFDVKHLLTHMFRGTLVSPFYFIIVIIQFYALAPLWQKLYRNIRPSITFILSLAVTIILGMYLPAIIEYITNGYIFNYNDRVFTKYLVYWSMGAIAGLNYDRFIEMIKNKAVIISVLFISLSAADLYFSYKSFALSYSVAFLENMHVFYCISAILFIMLLSTKIRPNKAISSVSSVSYSIFLSHCLVIYIINRCFEIYGTHGILIDFIIRFIFTYAITLSFCLLYKHIIYYLKRIHN
- a CDS encoding FtsK/SpoIIIE domain-containing protein, translated to MAENSGRTRKTTSTRKKTAGGKKAATAKKNTSKRSVKQQKKRFGDTIYDEIILLIIMIVSFLVFLSLCTSKFGVIGGAVGGLFKGLLGTGAFLLPIASIGFCIWIILKREHDFAWVKIIGLAMFILGIAAMFQMIFDSENLNLSNYGFMETVSLFYKEGSGLNGGLFGGLIALGLKSSIGWGSYIVLTAIIIIGLMLSTGKSLFTGIESIADAVSGHMKVREAKIKAKAENIREREEKRRSKYADYEDYDDYEDYDVYGDYRSAHEKNTKNRNFNFPIDEADSGQIKEIEYEDKQKEKEIAKADYVEDKPAYKPISLGIKEKTQKLIEVLGFAEDVDEEPVAVLKMYDENSAEPVAEEDDFEEPIINIAGQNIDNIINEEPEEEIEESRTADEEDLTEVDNQEEFAETSEEFSYPENEKEQSGEENSGSAEETPEMNEIITGENEKREVKENENIKNNDDFEDMLDEDEEIEEEYEFPPIDLLGRKPPQSGGDTKTDMIANAKKLEETLGSFGVEAKVIQINKGPTVTRYELTPKQGVKVSKIVNLADDIALNLAATGIRIEAPIPGKAAVGIEVPNREPQSVYLRSVIESEEFKNFPSKLAFALGEDIAGSAIVTDIAKMPHLLIAGATGSGKSVCINTLITSLLYKSTPQEVKLLLIDPKVVELSVYNGIPHLLIPVVTDPKKAAGALNWAVREMLNRYQCFAEHNVRDIKGYNRMKNDKDETDLMPQIVIVIDELADLMMAAPGDVEDAICRLAQMARAAGMHLIIATQRPSVDVITGVIKANIPSRLAFAVSSGIDSRTILDSVGAEKLLGKGDMLFYPVGMSKPVRIQGAFVTDKEVENIVEFVKKGKNTKYDQSMIDTITAAGQSGEKGEPSDEHYDEACDLVVEKQKASVSMLQRQFRIGYNRAARLMDELEERGIVGPEEGSKPRKVLITKIQLNEMRYPTNEEE
- a CDS encoding 5-(carboxyamino)imidazole ribonucleotide synthase, which gives rise to MENIHKKIGIIGGGQLGQMMILEAKKMGFYITVLDPTLHCPANTLVDEHIVADFEDEKAIRRLAEKSDVITYEFEHINSKVLKELEKEGKKVYPTASSLEIIQNKYSQKCLLKENGIPVPDFIEIRNVEDILTSGKKFGYPMLLKAATGGYDGKGNYVVKNADDAENGYKFLGNGSLPLMAEKFFPFTMEISVLACRSIDGDIKVYPVAENIHFDNILDKTKVPAGIDDATTKKAMELAKRVMEVFNGVGMFCTEMFVDSSGNVAVNEVAPRPHNSGHYTIEACVTSQFEQHIRAVSGLPLGDASLIRPAVMRNILGENGFKGKAVVKGADNCLKVPGVTLHIYGKEESKGKRKMGHLTATANRLEDAEKNADNAFKSIIITGSEKI
- a CDS encoding phosphoribosyltransferase family protein, whose amino-acid sequence is MMNFDKDSLVRFAMRDNNKLRPYLLVNPLQGKHMPVAPETALNMFNMLAKLLCDRYREEKLFLIGFAETATAIGASVSVSCENVLYYIHTTRENVNGAHGYLNFSEVHSHASEQKLVLNNLEYFIKNTDRIIFVEDEVTTGNTILNLISALQSRYGSLKKLNFGILSILNSMSDKAISDFEKNGISCMFIERIDNSKIINGLKKYKFDERLKKEVSFAKPNLQRLYISGMEDPRMGVCVQRYLKSCEKLSKELVNFIDNKNQIWKKILVLGTEEFMFPPLLFAYELANKLGADIKFHASTRSPILPSSSDGYPIKTRHGLKSVYENERKTFIYNLESYDAVIWIYDCIGNDEGIESMCGALEGCGCKNIYAVRWGE
- a CDS encoding HpcH/HpaI aldolase/citrate lyase family protein, translated to MEQFDKIKSGIKRNWNRDKLQYAVGAMLYTPALNTSIADSVINKSLSMPYSLTLCLEDSISDNSVEKAEAELENTVKKIYGEWKSGGISDIDIPLIFVRVRNAAQLKKINGFLKEYYRIIAGYVFPKFSLGCADDYIETIKEINGVSKERIYMMPILESGDIIDLRTRHNILYLIKEKLDCVKDFVLNIRVGGNDFCKEFGIRRNLEETIYDIKTVSSALADILTVFSREYVVSGPVWEYFAGKGMAWEEGLKRETRLDILNGFVGKTVIHPLQIAPVNSCLAVSRADYNDACDISGWNCGSLGVSKSGNGERMNELKTHLAWAEKILCLAEFYGVSKDDEF
- a CDS encoding cysteine protease StiP family protein; the encoded protein is MRSTYKNEDVTILLKDITGIVNPIATEEREKLIQSGTHYSEMLPVEYKPTEKYMEVYRNALNIFSEDTANAVAVVSQKILNKKGEKVVLVSLARAGTSIGVLIKRYFKDIWNIEIPHYTISIIRGRGIDKNAIDYLLKRYPAELIQFVDGWIGKGAILNVLKEAVAPYGGVSPELAVLADPANMTELCGTHEDILIPSSCLNCTVSGLISRTFLRNDIIKGSDFHGAVYYGELLKEDLTYDFIECVEKNFKDNIEFNDTKKCRSGYSEVEEIAANFKINDVNLIKPGIGETTRVLLRRVPWKILINEKYADDISLKHIFQLAEEKNVEVVLYPLENYRACGIIKEYGDI
- a CDS encoding HAD hydrolase family protein, whose product is MILFFSDLDNTLIYSYKHDIGKRYLVEKKGDKELSYITEYTYTALKHLFLQENIMFVPVTTRSEEQYKRIEFPHGFVPEFAIVSNGGVLLHNGNKEPLWEKLTADLVNEVLDELQKGRKFLEEEGVSFEEVRLVDNVFIYTKCHDVKSCINSLSDLLDLNKVVIESNNEKIYIIPKTVNKGEAVRRFGKAMGADCIIAGGDSVLDLPMLYEADIAVFPQKLRRWCAASFKNAHVVSDNEFLSDAVLKFVLDMV